The Myotis daubentonii chromosome 19, mMyoDau2.1, whole genome shotgun sequence genome window below encodes:
- the RSRC2 gene encoding arginine/serine-rich coiled-coil protein 2 isoform X1 — protein sequence MEASDTERDGLAPEKTSPDSDKKKEQSDVSVSPRASKHHYSRSRSRSRERKRKSDNEGRKHRSRSRSKENQLLLKQARRHESKDKSSKKHKSDEHNDKEHSSDKGRERLNSSENGEDRHKRKERKSSRGRSHSRSRSRERRHRSRSRERKKSRSRSRERKKSRSRSRERKKSRSRSRERKRRIRSRSRSRSRHRHRSRSRSRTRSRSRDRKKRIEKPRRFSRSLSGTPSPPPFRGRNTAMDAQEALARRLERAKKLQEQREKEMVEKQKQQEIAAAAAATGGSVLNVAALLASGTQVTPQIAMAAQMAALQAKALAETGIAVPSYYNPAAVNPMKFAEQEKKRKMLWQGKKEGDKSQSAEIWEKLNFGNKDQNVKFRKLMGIKSEDEAGCSSVDEESYKTLKQQEEVFRNLDAQYEMARSQTHTQRGMGLGFTSSMRGMDAV from the exons ATGGAG GCTAGTGATACAGAGCGAGATGGACTAGCCCCAGAAAAGACATCCCCAGATAGCGATAAGAAAAAAGAGCAGTCAGATGTATCTGTTTCTCCTAGAGCCTCAAAACATCATTATTCAAGATCACGATCAAGGTCAAGAGAAAGAAAACGAAAGTCAG ATAATGAAGGGAGAAAACACAGGAGCCGGAGCAGAAGCAAAGAG AACCAACTTCTTCTTAAACAGGCAAGAAGACATGAATCCAAAGATAAATCCTCTAAGAAACACAAGTCTGACGAACATAATGACAAAGAACACTCTTCTGATAAGGGAAGAGAGCGACTAAATTCATCTGAAAATGGTGAGGACAGACACAAACGCAAAGAAAGAAAGTCATCAAGAGGCAGAAGTCACTCAAGATCTAGGTCTCGTGAAAG GCGTCATCGTAGTAGAAGCAGGGAGCGGAAGAAGTCTCGATCCCGGAGCAGGGAGCGGAAGAAGTCAAGAtccagaagcagagagaggaagaaatcaCGATCCAGAAGCAGGGAAAGAAAACGCCGAATACGATCTCGCTCCCGCTCAAGATCAAGACACAGACATAGGAGTAGAAGCAGGAGTAGGACAAGGAGTAGAAGTCG agatAGAAAGAAGAGAATTGAAAAACCAAGAAGATTTAGCAGAAGTTTAAGTGGAACTCCTAGTCCACCTCCCTTCAGAGGCAGAAACACAGCAATGGATGCACAAGAAGCTTTAGCTAGAAg GTTGGAAAGGGCAAAGAAATTACAAGAACAACGAGAAAAGGAAATGgttgaaaaacagaaacaacaagAAATAGCTGCAG CAGCTGCAGCTACTGGGGGTTCTGTTCTCAATGTGGCTGCCCTGTTGGCCTCGGGAACGCAGGTAACTCCTCAGATAGCAATGGCAGCTCAGATGGCAGCCCTGCAAGCTAAAGCTTTGGCAGAAACTGGAATAGCTGTACCTAGCTATTATAACCCAGCAGCTGTGAATCCAATGAAATTTGctgaacaagagaaaaaaaggaaaatgctttGGCAAGGCAAGAAAGAAGGG GACAAATCCCAGTCTGCTGAAATATGGGAAAAGTTGAATTTTGGAAACAAGGACCAAAATGTCAAATTTAGGAAACTAATGGGTATTAAG AGTGAAGATGAAGCTGGATGTAGCTCAGTTGATGAAGAAAGTTACAAGACTTTGAAGCAACAGGAAGAAGTATTTAGGAATCTAGATGCTCAGTATGAAATGGCAAGGTCACAGACCCATACACAAAGAGGAATGGGATTGGGTTTTACATCATCAATGCGAGGAATGGATGCAGTTTGA
- the RSRC2 gene encoding arginine/serine-rich coiled-coil protein 2 isoform X2, producing MEASDTERDGLAPEKTSPDSDKKKEQSDVSVSPRASKHHYSRSRSRSRERKRKSDNEGRKHRSRSRSKEARRHESKDKSSKKHKSDEHNDKEHSSDKGRERLNSSENGEDRHKRKERKSSRGRSHSRSRSRERRHRSRSRERKKSRSRSRERKKSRSRSRERKKSRSRSRERKRRIRSRSRSRSRHRHRSRSRSRTRSRSRDRKKRIEKPRRFSRSLSGTPSPPPFRGRNTAMDAQEALARRLERAKKLQEQREKEMVEKQKQQEIAAAAAATGGSVLNVAALLASGTQVTPQIAMAAQMAALQAKALAETGIAVPSYYNPAAVNPMKFAEQEKKRKMLWQGKKEGDKSQSAEIWEKLNFGNKDQNVKFRKLMGIKSEDEAGCSSVDEESYKTLKQQEEVFRNLDAQYEMARSQTHTQRGMGLGFTSSMRGMDAV from the exons ATGGAG GCTAGTGATACAGAGCGAGATGGACTAGCCCCAGAAAAGACATCCCCAGATAGCGATAAGAAAAAAGAGCAGTCAGATGTATCTGTTTCTCCTAGAGCCTCAAAACATCATTATTCAAGATCACGATCAAGGTCAAGAGAAAGAAAACGAAAGTCAG ATAATGAAGGGAGAAAACACAGGAGCCGGAGCAGAAGCAAAGAG GCAAGAAGACATGAATCCAAAGATAAATCCTCTAAGAAACACAAGTCTGACGAACATAATGACAAAGAACACTCTTCTGATAAGGGAAGAGAGCGACTAAATTCATCTGAAAATGGTGAGGACAGACACAAACGCAAAGAAAGAAAGTCATCAAGAGGCAGAAGTCACTCAAGATCTAGGTCTCGTGAAAG GCGTCATCGTAGTAGAAGCAGGGAGCGGAAGAAGTCTCGATCCCGGAGCAGGGAGCGGAAGAAGTCAAGAtccagaagcagagagaggaagaaatcaCGATCCAGAAGCAGGGAAAGAAAACGCCGAATACGATCTCGCTCCCGCTCAAGATCAAGACACAGACATAGGAGTAGAAGCAGGAGTAGGACAAGGAGTAGAAGTCG agatAGAAAGAAGAGAATTGAAAAACCAAGAAGATTTAGCAGAAGTTTAAGTGGAACTCCTAGTCCACCTCCCTTCAGAGGCAGAAACACAGCAATGGATGCACAAGAAGCTTTAGCTAGAAg GTTGGAAAGGGCAAAGAAATTACAAGAACAACGAGAAAAGGAAATGgttgaaaaacagaaacaacaagAAATAGCTGCAG CAGCTGCAGCTACTGGGGGTTCTGTTCTCAATGTGGCTGCCCTGTTGGCCTCGGGAACGCAGGTAACTCCTCAGATAGCAATGGCAGCTCAGATGGCAGCCCTGCAAGCTAAAGCTTTGGCAGAAACTGGAATAGCTGTACCTAGCTATTATAACCCAGCAGCTGTGAATCCAATGAAATTTGctgaacaagagaaaaaaaggaaaatgctttGGCAAGGCAAGAAAGAAGGG GACAAATCCCAGTCTGCTGAAATATGGGAAAAGTTGAATTTTGGAAACAAGGACCAAAATGTCAAATTTAGGAAACTAATGGGTATTAAG AGTGAAGATGAAGCTGGATGTAGCTCAGTTGATGAAGAAAGTTACAAGACTTTGAAGCAACAGGAAGAAGTATTTAGGAATCTAGATGCTCAGTATGAAATGGCAAGGTCACAGACCCATACACAAAGAGGAATGGGATTGGGTTTTACATCATCAATGCGAGGAATGGATGCAGTTTGA